A window of Bradyrhizobium sp. AZCC 1610 contains these coding sequences:
- the hpaR gene encoding homoprotocatechuate degradation operon regulator HpaR: MAGKKSPNGPRSDPEGTTEARRAPMREFSRSLPMSLLRAREAVMRQFRPSLRNHGLTEQQWRILRALTAVDTIEVTELARVAFLLGPSLSRILRDLEARDLIERRTAKADLRRGEVSISSKGLKLIEVVAPTSEAIYAEITGRFGARKLAELQDMLGELERSLAEMEVADEADAEADE; this comes from the coding sequence ATGGCAGGCAAGAAATCGCCGAACGGACCGCGTTCGGACCCGGAGGGAACGACTGAGGCCCGCCGCGCGCCGATGCGCGAATTCTCCCGTTCGCTGCCGATGTCGCTGCTGCGCGCTCGCGAAGCCGTCATGCGGCAGTTCCGTCCGTCCTTGCGCAACCACGGGCTGACCGAGCAGCAATGGCGGATCCTGCGCGCGCTGACGGCGGTGGATACCATCGAGGTCACCGAGCTGGCCCGCGTTGCCTTCCTGCTGGGTCCGAGCCTGTCGCGAATCCTGCGCGATCTCGAAGCACGCGATCTGATCGAGCGGCGGACCGCCAAGGCCGATCTGCGCCGCGGCGAGGTGTCGATCTCGTCCAAGGGGTTGAAGCTGATCGAGGTCGTCGCGCCGACCTCGGAAGCCATCTACGCCGAAATCACCGGCCGCTTCGGCGCCCGCAAGCTCGCTGAACTGCAGGACATGCTGGGCGAACTGGAGCGCAGCCTTGCGGAGATGGAAGTGGCTGACGAGGCAGACGCCGAGGCTGATGAGTAA
- a CDS encoding malate/lactate/ureidoglycolate dehydrogenase — MVTIQVNNLIDFVAEVFSHSESSPEEARRIATYLTTANLTGHDSHGVIRVPVYIRWKKTGNVVPNQTPEIVVDTPSLAVVDGKFGYGQTVTPFAVRTGIEKCKKAGLAAIALRNAGHIGRVGDWAEMAAAEGLVSVHFVNAAGSLLVAPYGGVQKRLSTAPYCVGIPRQGQDPIVLDFATSIVAEGKVLVASRGGKKLPTGALVDADGTLSDEPSVLYGPYTPDGPRDHTKGTGAIRAFGEHKGSGLAFICELLGGALTGTGATSGGRQFANGMLAFYVDPKVIDTSNYFDEEISRYTDFIRETKPIAGVESVLVPGDPERKMRAERTRNGVPLPDDTWAAIVNTAREVGVSEAAIQHATG, encoded by the coding sequence ATGGTCACCATACAAGTCAACAACCTGATCGATTTTGTCGCCGAGGTTTTTTCGCATTCGGAATCCTCGCCCGAGGAAGCCAGGCGTATCGCCACCTACCTGACGACAGCCAATCTCACCGGCCATGATAGCCACGGCGTGATCCGGGTGCCGGTCTATATCCGCTGGAAGAAGACAGGCAATGTCGTTCCCAACCAGACCCCTGAGATTGTCGTCGATACGCCGTCGCTCGCCGTGGTCGATGGCAAGTTCGGCTATGGCCAGACCGTGACGCCGTTCGCGGTGCGGACCGGCATAGAGAAGTGCAAGAAGGCAGGCCTTGCCGCGATCGCGCTGCGCAACGCCGGCCACATCGGCCGTGTTGGCGACTGGGCGGAAATGGCCGCCGCCGAGGGGCTGGTCTCGGTCCACTTCGTCAACGCCGCGGGCTCGCTCCTCGTCGCGCCTTACGGTGGCGTCCAGAAGCGGCTATCGACCGCGCCTTACTGCGTCGGCATTCCACGCCAGGGGCAGGATCCGATCGTGCTCGATTTCGCGACTTCCATCGTCGCCGAAGGCAAGGTGCTGGTGGCGAGCCGCGGCGGCAAGAAACTGCCGACCGGTGCACTCGTTGACGCCGACGGCACGCTGAGCGACGAGCCGTCTGTGCTCTACGGTCCCTACACGCCGGATGGGCCGCGCGACCATACCAAGGGGACAGGCGCGATCCGCGCGTTCGGCGAGCACAAGGGCTCGGGGCTCGCCTTCATCTGCGAATTGCTCGGCGGCGCGCTCACCGGCACCGGCGCGACGTCAGGCGGCCGGCAGTTCGCCAATGGCATGCTCGCCTTCTATGTCGATCCCAAGGTGATCGACACCAGCAATTACTTCGACGAGGAAATCTCGCGCTACACCGACTTCATCCGGGAGACCAAGCCGATTGCCGGCGTCGAGTCCGTGCTGGTCCCCGGAGACCCCGAACGCAAGATGCGCGCCGAGCGCACCAGGAACGGCGTACCGCTGCCCGACGATACCTGGGCCGCGATCGTCAACACCGCCCGCGAGGTCGGCGTCAGCGAGGCGGCTATTCAACACGCGACCGGCTAA
- a CDS encoding thiamine pyrophosphate-dependent enzyme, producing the protein MKSTSGGEAIVNGLVAHGVDTVFGLPGAQIYGLFDAFHQAQLKVIGARHEQACGYMAFGYARSSGRPGVFSVVPGPGVLNAGAALLTAFGCNEPVLCLTGQVPTSFLGKGRGHLHEMPDQLATLRTFVKWAERIEYPDVAPAMVSRAFQEMLSGRRGPVSLEMPWDVFTQRAQVGPSRVFDTFPAPQPDPDRIKAAAALIKDAKRPMIFVGSGAIDAAEEILELAEMIDAPVVAFRSGRGIVSNAHELGLTMAAAYKLWPTTDLIIGIGTRMELPTSGFRWPYQPKGLKSVRIDIDPVEMRRLTSDAAIVADAKAGTADLVAAVKKAGYSKTSGRRAEIREATAAAQQEIQKVQPQMAYLNILREVLPSNAIVTDELSQVGFASWYGFPVYEPRTFITSGYQGTLGSGFPTALGAKVANPDRPVVAITGDGGFMFGVQELSTAVQFKIGVVTLVFNNNAYGNVRRDQRQHFDGRVVASDLVNPDFVKLAESFGVGAARVTSPDHFRPTLEKALADGGPYVISVEVPTDSEVSPWAFIHPAKNA; encoded by the coding sequence ATGAAATCAACTTCCGGCGGCGAAGCGATCGTCAATGGCCTCGTCGCGCATGGCGTCGATACCGTGTTCGGCCTGCCCGGTGCGCAGATCTACGGCCTGTTCGACGCCTTCCATCAGGCGCAGTTGAAGGTGATTGGCGCGCGGCACGAGCAGGCCTGCGGCTACATGGCCTTCGGCTACGCGCGCTCTTCGGGGCGGCCCGGCGTGTTCAGCGTGGTGCCCGGCCCCGGCGTGCTCAACGCCGGTGCGGCGTTGCTCACCGCCTTCGGCTGCAACGAGCCGGTGCTGTGCCTGACCGGCCAGGTGCCGACGTCCTTTCTCGGCAAGGGCCGCGGCCATCTGCACGAGATGCCGGATCAGCTTGCGACGCTGCGCACCTTCGTCAAATGGGCCGAGCGCATCGAATATCCCGACGTGGCGCCGGCCATGGTGTCGCGTGCATTTCAGGAAATGCTATCGGGACGTCGCGGTCCGGTATCGCTTGAAATGCCATGGGATGTGTTCACCCAGCGCGCGCAGGTCGGCCCTTCCCGGGTATTTGACACCTTCCCCGCACCGCAGCCCGATCCTGACCGCATCAAGGCTGCGGCGGCGTTGATCAAGGATGCCAAGCGGCCGATGATCTTCGTCGGCAGCGGCGCGATCGATGCCGCTGAGGAAATTCTCGAACTCGCGGAAATGATCGACGCGCCCGTGGTCGCGTTCCGCAGCGGTCGCGGCATCGTTTCCAATGCGCACGAACTCGGGCTGACCATGGCGGCGGCCTACAAGCTCTGGCCGACTACCGATCTGATCATCGGAATCGGAACGCGCATGGAGTTGCCGACCTCCGGTTTCCGCTGGCCGTACCAGCCCAAGGGCTTGAAATCCGTTCGTATCGATATCGATCCCGTCGAAATGCGCCGGCTTACGTCTGACGCTGCCATCGTCGCGGACGCCAAGGCGGGCACCGCCGATCTGGTGGCGGCCGTGAAAAAGGCTGGCTACAGCAAGACCAGCGGCCGGCGCGCCGAAATCCGCGAGGCCACGGCCGCGGCGCAGCAGGAGATCCAGAAGGTTCAGCCGCAGATGGCGTATCTGAACATCCTGCGCGAAGTGCTGCCTTCAAACGCCATCGTTACCGACGAGCTGTCGCAGGTCGGTTTCGCCTCCTGGTACGGCTTTCCGGTCTACGAGCCGCGCACCTTCATTACTTCAGGCTATCAGGGCACGCTCGGCTCGGGCTTCCCGACCGCCCTCGGCGCCAAGGTCGCCAACCCGGACCGCCCGGTGGTCGCGATCACCGGCGACGGCGGCTTCATGTTCGGCGTGCAGGAACTGTCGACCGCCGTGCAGTTCAAGATCGGCGTGGTGACGCTGGTGTTCAACAACAACGCCTACGGCAATGTGCGCCGCGACCAGCGCCAGCATTTTGACGGACGCGTGGTGGCGTCCGACCTGGTCAATCCCGACTTCGTCAAGCTCGCGGAATCCTTCGGCGTTGGAGCCGCGCGCGTGACCTCGCCGGATCATTTCCGCCCCACGCTGGAAAAGGCGCTGGCTGACGGCGGGCCCTACGTGATCTCGGTGGAGGTGCCGACGGATTCGGAAGTGAGCCCGTGGGCGTTTATTCACCCGGCGAAGAACGCCTAA
- a CDS encoding MFS transporter translates to MTTSEVTSETNTSASSTGVYLAVLQLVFTLGWTTYVIYLPKLCAEVGIAPSAVILILMLDQAIFTITDTAMGIAADRIAPFVGKLGVFVGVLTAISCAAFVALPFVAGTGPAAQVWFIGLILIWVVTSSALRAPPLTLLGKYAARPAIPFLSALAMLGYGLAGAVSPYLGVVLRNHDPRLPFVISGVVLLLTTLALSKVERNLAQAPRVAKEPVPVKSLGQVPMFFIASMVILSLGYQLHFSINSTPFFLRFAKPDELQWLMPVFWIGFNIAMFPASVVVKHRGGLVVMGAAGLLGALAVLGAETAGNLSVLIAAQFIAGAAWGCMLMAAVSAALAIGETGAEGKVVGLVFSALALATFARMAAVAGGLQKLPEYAPLLHWAPVACWSVAGAGLLVIAASRLQRSLAKQV, encoded by the coding sequence ATGACCACATCTGAGGTAACGTCCGAAACCAACACCAGCGCCAGCAGTACCGGCGTCTATCTCGCCGTTCTGCAGCTCGTATTCACGCTGGGCTGGACCACCTACGTCATCTATCTGCCGAAACTGTGCGCCGAAGTCGGGATCGCGCCATCAGCCGTGATCCTGATCCTGATGCTGGATCAGGCGATCTTCACCATCACCGATACCGCGATGGGAATTGCCGCCGACCGGATCGCGCCGTTCGTCGGCAAGCTCGGCGTATTCGTGGGCGTCCTGACCGCAATCTCCTGCGCGGCCTTTGTCGCGCTGCCGTTCGTGGCGGGCACGGGGCCGGCGGCGCAGGTCTGGTTCATCGGACTGATCCTGATCTGGGTCGTGACGTCATCGGCACTGCGCGCGCCGCCGCTGACGTTACTCGGAAAATATGCCGCGCGGCCGGCGATACCGTTCCTGTCTGCGTTGGCGATGCTCGGCTACGGTCTGGCGGGTGCGGTATCGCCCTATCTCGGCGTGGTGCTGCGCAATCACGACCCGCGGCTACCCTTTGTGATCTCAGGCGTGGTGCTGCTGCTCACCACGCTTGCCTTGTCGAAGGTCGAGCGCAATTTGGCGCAGGCGCCTCGCGTCGCGAAAGAACCAGTTCCCGTAAAATCGCTCGGCCAGGTGCCGATGTTCTTTATCGCCTCGATGGTCATTCTGTCGCTCGGCTATCAACTTCATTTCTCCATCAACAGCACGCCGTTCTTCCTGCGGTTCGCCAAGCCGGATGAGCTGCAATGGCTGATGCCGGTGTTCTGGATCGGCTTCAACATCGCGATGTTTCCGGCGAGCGTCGTGGTCAAGCACCGCGGCGGGCTGGTCGTGATGGGCGCCGCCGGCCTGCTCGGGGCGCTGGCGGTGCTGGGCGCGGAGACGGCAGGCAATCTCAGCGTGCTGATTGCGGCGCAGTTCATCGCAGGTGCTGCGTGGGGCTGCATGTTGATGGCGGCGGTCTCGGCCGCGCTGGCGATCGGCGAGACCGGCGCCGAGGGCAAGGTGGTGGGACTGGTGTTTTCCGCGCTCGCACTCGCGACCTTTGCGCGGATGGCGGCAGTTGCCGGCGGCCTGCAGAAGCTGCCGGAATACGCGCCGCTATTGCACTGGGCGCCGGTGGCGTGCTGGTCGGTCGCCGGCGCGGGCCTGCTGGTGATTGCGGCCTCGCGGCTGCAGCGGAGTTTGGCGAAGCAGGTTTAG
- a CDS encoding HpcH/HpaI aldolase family protein encodes MATNNVKKVWASGKAVVNAWLAIPSGFSAEVIAQCGFDSVTVDMQHGVQDYLSMVQCFQAMNGHPVTPMVRVPWNEPGIIGKVLDGGAYGVICPMINTPQEARNLVQYAKYPPKGTRSNGPIRSGMYGSAGTYQQTANDEIVLLPMMETRTAVENMESILDVEGIDGVYIGPSDLGFSYGLVPKLDRDEPEILKIYEKIVKECGRRGLNPGIHCSGAEGAVRAINMGFKLVTLSNESGLMMTYAKMQVNQTRKDSGGKA; translated from the coding sequence ATGGCTACCAATAATGTCAAGAAAGTATGGGCCTCGGGCAAGGCCGTGGTGAACGCATGGCTCGCGATCCCGTCCGGCTTCTCGGCCGAAGTGATCGCGCAATGCGGTTTCGACAGCGTCACCGTCGACATGCAGCACGGCGTGCAGGATTACCTTTCGATGGTGCAATGCTTTCAGGCGATGAACGGCCACCCGGTGACGCCGATGGTCCGCGTGCCCTGGAACGAGCCCGGCATCATCGGCAAGGTTCTCGATGGCGGCGCCTATGGCGTAATCTGCCCGATGATCAACACTCCACAGGAAGCCAGGAACCTCGTCCAGTATGCAAAATACCCGCCGAAGGGCACGCGCTCGAACGGCCCGATCCGCTCCGGCATGTACGGCTCCGCCGGTACCTACCAGCAGACGGCCAATGACGAGATCGTCCTGCTGCCGATGATGGAGACCAGGACGGCGGTCGAGAACATGGAATCGATCCTCGACGTCGAAGGCATCGACGGCGTCTATATCGGCCCGTCCGACCTCGGCTTCTCCTACGGCCTGGTGCCGAAGCTCGACCGCGACGAGCCGGAAATCCTCAAGATCTACGAGAAGATCGTCAAGGAATGCGGCAGGCGCGGCCTCAATCCCGGCATCCACTGCTCCGGCGCCGAGGGCGCGGTGCGCGCGATCAACATGGGCTTCAAGCTTGTGACGCTGTCAAACGAGAGCGGGTTGATGATGACCTACGCCAAGATGCAGGTGAATCAGACCCGCAAGGACTCGGGCGGCAAGGCGTAA
- the hpaE gene encoding 5-carboxymethyl-2-hydroxymuconate semialdehyde dehydrogenase has protein sequence MDKATPKDRFQVNRDRAAPLLAKLKSEGIGHMIGGETVPSTSGQTFETKSPVDGAVLVSVARGNAEDIDRAASAAALAFKSWRDMPAAARKKLLHRVADAIEDHADDIAVLECIDTGQAHRFMAKAAIRAAENFRFFADRCAEARDGLNTPSEEHWNISTRVPIGPVGVITPWNTPFMLSTWKIAPALAAGCTVVHKPAEWSPVTADLLAKLAKQAGLPDGVLNTVHGMGEEAGKALTEHPAIKAIGFVGESSTGSAIMAQGAPTLKRVHFELGGKNPVIVFDDADLDRALDAVVFMIYSLNGERCTSSSRLLVQQGIADKFIEKLTARVKALKVGHPLDPTTEIGPLIHERHLAKVCSYFEVAKNDGATIAVGGKPHDGPGGGHYVQPTLVTGAHSKMRVAQEEVFGPFLTVIPFKDEKDAIEIANGVQYGLTGYVWTGDMGRALRVADALEAGMIWLNSENVRHLPTPFGGMKASGIGRDGGDYSFDFYMETKHVSLARGTHKIQKLGI, from the coding sequence ATGGATAAGGCGACACCGAAGGACCGGTTTCAGGTCAACCGTGACCGCGCAGCTCCCCTGCTCGCCAAGTTAAAGAGTGAGGGCATCGGCCACATGATCGGCGGCGAGACGGTGCCGTCGACTTCGGGCCAGACGTTCGAGACGAAATCCCCGGTGGATGGCGCGGTGCTGGTGTCGGTGGCGCGCGGCAATGCCGAAGACATCGACCGAGCGGCGAGCGCAGCTGCGCTCGCGTTCAAATCCTGGCGCGACATGCCGGCGGCAGCGCGGAAGAAATTGCTGCATCGCGTCGCCGACGCGATCGAGGACCACGCCGACGATATCGCGGTGCTGGAATGCATCGACACCGGGCAAGCGCACCGCTTCATGGCCAAGGCCGCGATCCGGGCGGCGGAGAACTTCCGCTTCTTTGCTGACAGATGCGCCGAAGCCCGCGACGGCCTCAACACGCCGAGCGAGGAACACTGGAACATCTCGACCCGGGTGCCGATCGGTCCGGTCGGCGTGATCACGCCGTGGAACACGCCGTTCATGCTGTCGACCTGGAAGATCGCGCCGGCGCTCGCCGCGGGCTGCACGGTGGTGCACAAGCCCGCGGAATGGTCGCCGGTAACGGCAGACCTTTTGGCCAAACTCGCGAAGCAGGCAGGTCTGCCCGACGGCGTGCTCAACACCGTGCACGGCATGGGTGAGGAAGCCGGCAAGGCGCTGACCGAGCACCCCGCCATCAAGGCGATCGGCTTTGTCGGCGAGAGCTCGACCGGCTCCGCGATCATGGCGCAGGGTGCCCCCACCCTGAAGCGGGTGCATTTCGAGCTCGGCGGCAAGAACCCGGTGATCGTGTTCGACGACGCCGATCTCGACCGCGCGCTGGATGCGGTGGTCTTCATGATCTACTCGCTGAACGGCGAGCGCTGCACCTCGTCGAGCCGGCTTTTGGTCCAGCAAGGCATCGCCGACAAATTCATCGAAAAGCTTACCGCGCGGGTGAAGGCGCTGAAAGTGGGACATCCGCTCGATCCCACCACCGAAATCGGGCCGCTGATCCATGAGCGGCACCTCGCCAAAGTCTGCAGCTATTTCGAGGTCGCGAAGAATGACGGCGCCACCATCGCGGTGGGCGGAAAGCCGCATGACGGCCCCGGCGGCGGGCATTACGTGCAGCCGACGCTGGTCACCGGCGCGCATTCGAAGATGCGGGTGGCGCAGGAGGAAGTGTTCGGTCCGTTCCTGACCGTGATCCCGTTCAAGGACGAGAAGGACGCGATCGAGATCGCCAATGGTGTGCAGTATGGCCTGACCGGCTATGTCTGGACCGGCGACATGGGCCGCGCGCTTCGCGTCGCCGATGCGCTGGAGGCCGGGATGATCTGGCTCAACTCTGAAAACGTCCGTCATCTGCCGACGCCGTTCGGCGGCATGAAGGCCTCAGGCATCGGCCGCGACGGCGGCGACTACTCGTTCGACTTCTATATGGAGACCAAGCACGTCTCGCTCGCGCGCGGGACGCACAAGATTCAGAAGCTGGGAATCTAG
- a CDS encoding fumarylacetoacetate hydrolase family protein, whose translation MTPPRLATFTVGGAQKYGAVTDAGIVDLSAGFGKEYPTLREAIAEGALMRLAEGAARRSLDYALDAITWQPPVPSPEKIICIGVNYPDRNAEYKDGQDAPKYPSMFMRTPRSFVGHNTPLVRPRASAQLDYEGELALIIGKAGRHIKESDALDHIAAVTLCNEGTIRDWVRHAKFNVTQGKNFDSTGSLGPWLVPYTDESQIADIRLTTRVNGETRQDDHTGRLIFGFRYLINYLSTFTTLVPGDVIVTGTPTGAGARFEPPRYLKPGDVIEVEAEGVGVLRNGVADEA comes from the coding sequence ATGACCCCTCCCCGCCTTGCTACCTTCACCGTCGGCGGCGCGCAGAAATACGGCGCCGTCACCGATGCCGGCATCGTCGATCTCTCGGCGGGCTTCGGAAAGGAGTATCCGACGCTGCGCGAAGCCATCGCTGAAGGCGCCCTGATGAGGCTTGCCGAAGGAGCGGCACGGCGCTCACTGGACTATGCGCTCGATGCGATTACATGGCAGCCGCCTGTCCCCTCGCCCGAAAAGATCATCTGCATCGGCGTGAACTACCCGGACCGCAACGCCGAATACAAGGACGGTCAGGACGCGCCGAAATATCCGAGCATGTTCATGCGCACGCCGCGCTCCTTTGTCGGCCACAATACGCCGCTGGTGCGCCCGCGCGCCTCGGCGCAGCTCGACTATGAGGGCGAGTTGGCGCTCATCATCGGCAAGGCCGGCCGGCACATCAAGGAGAGCGACGCGCTGGACCATATCGCCGCGGTTACGCTCTGCAACGAGGGTACCATCCGCGACTGGGTGCGCCACGCCAAGTTCAACGTCACCCAGGGCAAGAATTTCGATTCCACCGGCAGCCTCGGCCCGTGGCTCGTGCCCTACACCGATGAGAGCCAGATCGCGGACATCCGCCTGACCACGCGGGTCAACGGCGAGACGCGGCAGGACGACCACACGGGACGATTGATCTTCGGCTTCCGTTACCTCATCAACTATCTCTCGACCTTCACCACGCTGGTGCCCGGCGACGTCATCGTGACGGGGACGCCGACGGGGGCCGGGGCGCGGTTCGAGCCGCCGCGCTATCTCAAGCCCGGCGATGTCATCGAGGTTGAAGCCGAGGGCGTCGGTGTGCTCAGAAACGGCGTGGCCGACGAAGCCTGA
- the hpaD gene encoding 3,4-dihydroxyphenylacetate 2,3-dioxygenase produces MPVPTHIFDPPFNIIRCSHAVLDVVDLNKSRAFYENTVGLHVEDSDDKAVYLRGSEEHQHHSLVLRKAATAACSRLGFKVGNDGDLDKAASFFSENGITYGFVEQPFQGRTLQFTDPAGFQLELYATMEKRPHLLRRYDLYKGCHPQRLDHFNVFAPEVQNTVDFYARLGFRLTEYGEEDGPNGRIAAAWMHRKGNVHDFAITNGRGPRLHHMAYWTPTAMNILHLCDVMASSGYLKNIERGPGRHGISNAFFLYVRDPDGHRLELYTSDYFTGDHDHEPLRWSLKDPRRQTLWGAPAPRSWFEEGSPFTGQAVREPAFVADVTIAD; encoded by the coding sequence ATGCCGGTGCCGACACACATCTTCGATCCGCCGTTCAACATCATCCGTTGCAGCCACGCCGTGCTCGATGTCGTCGACCTCAACAAAAGCCGCGCGTTCTACGAGAACACCGTCGGCCTCCATGTCGAGGACAGCGACGACAAGGCGGTGTATTTGCGCGGCAGCGAGGAGCATCAGCATCACTCGCTGGTCTTGAGGAAAGCGGCGACGGCCGCCTGCAGCCGGCTGGGCTTCAAGGTCGGCAATGACGGCGATCTCGACAAGGCCGCCAGCTTCTTTTCCGAGAACGGCATTACTTACGGCTTCGTCGAGCAGCCGTTCCAGGGCCGCACGCTGCAATTCACCGATCCCGCCGGCTTCCAGCTCGAACTTTACGCGACGATGGAAAAGCGCCCGCATCTGCTGCGGCGCTACGACCTCTATAAGGGCTGCCATCCGCAGCGGCTCGACCATTTCAACGTGTTCGCGCCGGAAGTGCAGAACACCGTCGATTTCTACGCCCGGCTCGGCTTCCGCCTGACTGAGTATGGCGAGGAAGACGGGCCGAACGGGCGGATCGCGGCGGCCTGGATGCACCGCAAGGGCAATGTCCATGACTTCGCCATCACCAACGGCCGCGGCCCTCGCCTGCACCACATGGCCTATTGGACACCGACGGCGATGAACATCCTGCATCTCTGCGACGTGATGGCTTCCAGCGGCTACCTGAAGAACATCGAGCGTGGCCCCGGCCGCCACGGCATCTCGAACGCGTTCTTTCTGTATGTCCGGGACCCGGATGGACATCGCCTCGAACTCTACACCAGCGACTACTTCACCGGTGACCACGACCACGAGCCGCTGCGCTGGTCGCTGAAGGACCCGCGCCGGCAGACGCTGTGGGGCGCGCCTGCGCCACGCTCCTGGTTCGAGGAAGGCTCGCCCTTCACCGGTCAGGCAGTGCGCGAACCGGCCTTCGTCGCCGACGTCACGATTGCGGATTGA
- the alkB gene encoding DNA oxidative demethylase AlkB: MTADLFETVPDVRPSREAMADGAVLLRGFVKPFESDLIAALREIVAQAPFRRMFTPGGHQMSVAMTNCGSAGWVTDRSGYRYDGIDPNSGQPWPTMPTVFCQLAVQAAIAGGFDGFAPDACLINRYEPGARMSLHQDKDEQDFAAPIASVSLGLPAIFLFGGPKRADKPRRYRLEHGDVVVWGGPSRLFFHGVAPLADGEHALLGHQRINLTFRKAR; encoded by the coding sequence TTGACGGCTGATCTGTTCGAAACCGTTCCCGACGTCCGCCCGTCGCGCGAAGCGATGGCCGATGGCGCCGTATTGCTGCGCGGATTCGTCAAGCCGTTTGAGAGCGACTTGATCGCGGCGTTGCGCGAGATCGTAGCCCAGGCGCCGTTCCGGCGGATGTTCACGCCGGGCGGTCACCAGATGTCGGTCGCGATGACCAATTGCGGCAGCGCCGGCTGGGTCACCGATCGCAGCGGTTATCGCTATGACGGCATCGATCCCAATTCCGGCCAGCCTTGGCCGACGATGCCGACGGTGTTTTGTCAGTTGGCGGTGCAGGCGGCGATCGCTGGCGGCTTCGATGGCTTTGCGCCGGATGCCTGCCTGATCAACCGCTATGAGCCCGGCGCGCGGATGTCACTGCATCAGGACAAGGACGAACAGGATTTTGCCGCGCCGATCGCGTCGGTATCGCTGGGTCTGCCGGCGATCTTCCTGTTCGGCGGCCCGAAGCGGGCCGACAAGCCGCGCCGCTACCGGCTGGAGCATGGCGACGTCGTGGTCTGGGGCGGCCCGTCGCGGCTATTCTTTCACGGCGTAGCCCCGCTCGCCGATGGCGAACACGCGCTGCTGGGCCACCAGCGCATCAACCTGACCTTTCGTAAGGCGCGGTGA
- the hpaH gene encoding 2-oxo-hept-4-ene-1,7-dioate hydratase — protein MALSKDDIRSAAERLDHAEKTRTQIRQLSLEHSGITIEDAYAIQKAWVEMKVARGHVVKGHKIGLTSKAMQSALNIDEPDSGILLDDMFFADGGLVPSDRFIATRVEAELAFVMKSRLSGPDCTMFDVLNATDFVVPALEILDTRVERVDPQTKSTRKIFDTVADNAANAGIVLGGRPIRPMDADLRWIGALCFRNGQLEETGLAAGVLNHPATSVAWLANKIAPNGLALEAGQVVLAGSFIRPIETRKGDTIQADYGPYGSVSCYFA, from the coding sequence ATGGCCCTTTCCAAAGACGATATCCGAAGCGCCGCCGAGCGGCTCGATCACGCCGAAAAGACCCGTACGCAGATCCGCCAGCTTTCGCTCGAACATTCCGGCATAACAATCGAGGATGCCTACGCAATTCAGAAGGCGTGGGTCGAGATGAAGGTCGCCCGAGGGCACGTCGTGAAGGGCCACAAGATCGGCCTGACGTCGAAGGCGATGCAGAGCGCGCTCAATATCGATGAGCCTGACTCCGGCATCCTGCTCGACGACATGTTCTTTGCCGATGGCGGGCTCGTCCCGTCCGATCGCTTCATCGCCACCCGCGTCGAGGCCGAACTCGCCTTCGTGATGAAGTCGCGGCTCTCGGGGCCGGACTGCACGATGTTCGACGTGCTCAACGCCACCGACTTCGTTGTGCCGGCGCTGGAGATTCTCGATACGCGAGTTGAACGTGTCGATCCGCAGACCAAATCCACCCGGAAGATTTTTGACACCGTCGCCGACAATGCCGCGAATGCCGGCATCGTGCTTGGCGGCCGACCGATCCGGCCGATGGACGCCGATTTGCGCTGGATCGGCGCGCTCTGCTTCCGCAATGGCCAGCTCGAGGAAACCGGGCTGGCGGCCGGCGTTCTTAATCACCCAGCCACCTCGGTGGCCTGGCTTGCCAACAAGATCGCGCCGAACGGGCTGGCGCTGGAAGCCGGGCAGGTGGTGCTGGCGGGCTCGTTCATCCGCCCGATCGAGACCCGCAAGGGCGACACGATCCAGGCCGACTATGGACCTTACGGTTCCGTGAGTTGCTACTTCGCCTGA
- a CDS encoding 5-carboxymethyl-2-hydroxymuconate Delta-isomerase — protein sequence MPHFTIEYSANLDARVDMAAVVELVRKAAVETGIFPLGGIRVRALKCEHYAIADARQNYGFLDMVLRLGEGRNLATRQKAGEHIFKVLSAYLDPVFANQKFALSFDMQINDKETSWKRNNIHEALKVETING from the coding sequence ATGCCGCATTTCACGATTGAATATTCAGCCAATCTCGACGCCCGCGTCGACATGGCCGCGGTGGTGGAACTGGTTCGGAAAGCTGCGGTCGAGACCGGAATCTTCCCGCTCGGGGGCATTCGGGTCCGCGCACTCAAATGCGAACATTATGCGATTGCCGACGCCCGCCAGAACTACGGCTTCCTCGACATGGTGCTGCGGCTCGGCGAGGGCCGCAACCTCGCTACGCGTCAGAAGGCGGGCGAACATATTTTCAAGGTCTTGTCGGCCTACCTTGATCCCGTGTTTGCGAACCAGAAGTTCGCGCTGTCGTTCGACATGCAGATCAACGACAAGGAAACCAGCTGGAAACGCAACAACATCCACGAGGCTCTGAAAGTGGAGACTATCAATGGATAA